The genomic DNA TGACGGATCATTGTCATGTGTCCTTTCTTACTCGGCCGGAGCGGCAGAAGCTTTGCCATCCGATTTTGCCGGGTAGTGCGCATTGAAGTCGTCTTCGATTGTGGCCGGTTGCGGCAACGGTTTCTCGATCACACCCAGAAGCGGCAGGATCAGCAGGAAGTAGGCAAACCAGTAGGCCGAGGCGATCAGCGAGATCCAGTCATAGGGGAACTCTGCCGGGCGTGCGCCCACCCACATCAGCACGATGAAGTCGATCACCAGCAGGGCAAACCACCACTTGAACATCGGACGATACCGACCGGACCGGACGCGGGATGTATCCAGCCACGGGGCCAGCGCCATCACCGCAATCGCGCCGAACATGGCCAGCACTCCAAAGAACTTGGCGTCGATAATGCCGAAGCTGAGGAAGTTCACGATCTGCACGACCCAGACGTCAGCGGTAAAGGCCCGCAGGATCGCGTAGAACGGCAGGAAGTACCATTCAGGCACAATGTGCGATGGCGTCGCCAGCGGGTTGGCCGGAATATAGTTGTCCGGGTGGCCCAGATAGTTCGGCATAAAGCCCACGATCGCCACGAAAATGACCAGGATCACAGCCAGCGCGAACAGGTCTTTGATCACAAAGTACGGCCAAAATGGCAGTGTGTCCTTTGCGGCATCCTCTTTGCTCGTGCGGCGGACCTCAACACCGGTCGGGTTGTTGTTGCCCGTGGTGTGGAACGCCCAGACGTGAACAATTGTCAGCCCCAACAGGACGAACGGCAGCAGATAGTGGAGCGAGAAGAAGCGGTTCAGCGCAGGCTGACCCACAGCCGAGGCCCCAAGCAGCCATGTCTGAATGCTTTCACCGATGAACGGAATCGCGCCAAACAGGCCGGTGATCACTGCAGTGCCGTGGAACGACATCTGACCCCATGGCAACACGTAGCCCATAAAGGCCGTGCCCATCATGACCAAATACATCAGCATGCCGATGATCCACGTCACTTCACGCGGGGCCTTGTAAGACCCATAGTAGAGCCCTCGGAACATGTGCGCATAGACCGCCACAAAGAACAGCGATGCGCCATTCTGGTGGAAATAACGGATCATATGGCCGCCGTTCACGTCGCGCATGATGTGCTCGACCGAGTTAAACGCCATATCGACGTGGGGCACGTAATGCATCACCAGCACAATGCCGGTCACAATCTGCAGCACCAGCGTAAACGCCAGCACGATGCCCCAGATCCACATCCAGTTCAGGTTCTTGGGCGTCGGGATCATCAGGGTGTCATAGGCGAGGCCCAGAATCGGAAGGCGAGTGTGAAGCCACTTTTCGCCGCCAGACTTCGGTTCGTAGTGGTCGTGGGGGATACCAGCCATGATGCTCTCTCCTTAACCCAGTTGAATCGTTGTTTCGTCAACAAAGGACGCGACAGGCACCGGCAGGTTGCGCGGCGCTGGCCCTTTGCGAATACGTCCCGAGGTGTCGTAGTGCGACCCGTGGCACGGGCAGAACCACCCGTGGAAATCGCCCTGCTCGGCCAATGGCACACAGCCAAGGTGCGTACAAACACCCATCTGCACTAGCCAGATACCCTCTTCATCCAGCGAACGGTTTTCGTCCGTGGCAGGGACCGGGCCAAGGTTTTCGTTGTTGGCGTCCGGGTCAGGCAGGTCAGAGACGTCGACGGCGCGCGCTTCTGCGATCTCGTCTTCGGTGCGTGACCGAATAAAGACCGGTTTGCCCTGCCACAGCACGGTAATCTGCGTGCCCGGATCAATCACACTGATATCAACCCGGATCGAGGCCAAAGCCTGCACATCCGCCGATGGGTTCATCTGATTGACAAGCGGCCAGACTGCCGCGCCCGTCACCACTGCGCCAGCTCCCGCCGTTGCATAGTAAAGAAAGTCGCGACGTGTGCCCTGATGTTCGTCTGCATGTGACAAGGGATACATCTCCGATTGTTGCGGGTATTTCGACCCATAGCAAAGACATAGGCCAAAGGGCCCAGCCGTCCGTTCGCGCGGTATGTAGCCCTGTTCTGTGCCCCAGTCCAGCGGACAATCCAGCGCAGGGCCTCCGCATGATCATATGAAGTGTGTGACCACAGCCCAATGAGGTCGGCATTTCAACGACAATGCTTAACAAACTGCTACGTCGTTGCACAATTTCGCCAAAGTTATCGTACAATAAACGTCGGGGCTGACAGATAACCGTATGTTGATTAATGTTGGATTCATAAAGACTTGTGACAGTCAAAAGTGCGTTCTACACAAAACAGACCTGATTAGGGATCGGACGATTCTCATGTTGGCCCGCTTTGGCACGATCATATTGCTTCTTCTCGCAGCCCCCGCAGCTGCCGAGATTGAGTTGAGCTTTTATGGCGGCGCGCAGAATGCGCCCCATTCTGACGTGTTCATCACAGGTGATTCCAACTATCCGGCAAAAACATTTATCGGCTGGGAAGGCCGCTCGTTTGAGGCGCCACCTTACTATGGCTGGCGCGCAACGATCTGGCAGTCGCAGACCTTTGGCTACGGGATCGACTTCACCCACAACAAAATTTACCCGCAGGCGGGTGAGTTGGACGGAACACCGTTTGAAACACTTGAGTTTACCGATGGGCTGAACACCCTGACCGTAAACGCCTATCGCCGCTGGCCCGGGGCCTTTGGCGTGGCGACGCCCTATGTCGGCGGCGGCCTGGGCCTTTCTGTTCCACATGTCGAGGTGTCGAATGGCATCACCGAAACCTTTGGCTATCAGGTCACAGGCCCTGCCGCGACATGGATCGCTGGTGCCAGCTATCCGATCAATGATACTTGGTCGGTCTTTGGCGAATACAAGGGCACATATAGCCAGAACACCGCCGACCTTGACGGCGGCGGCACACTAGAAACTGACGTGATCACCAATGCGGTGAATGTCGGGATCAGCTTTTCGTTCTGACCGCCCGGGCGGATCGCGCCGCCTTCATCACCGCTATTCCGGTTTGGTGTCCATCATCGCCTGATGCTGGCAGAACTGCGCATGCCAATCCGTCAGCGCCTTGTGGCCCTCGCGCCAGCCGCGATTGTCGTGCCGCAGATCAATGTAGGACAGCGCACAGGCCACCCCGATCTGCGCCATGTTCAGTGGGCCTGACAGATGGCTCATCCAGCGGTCATTGATTGCCGTGATCGCCCGGTCCGCCTTGGCCCATTGCGCCTCGACCCATGTGGCGGATTGCTCGTTCTCGGGTCGCAAACGCGCCTCGTAAGACATCGCAACGGTCGCATCCATGATCGCATCTGCCGTCGCTTCAAGGGTCAGCACCTCCCACAGGCGCGACGCGGGATACAGCCCGCTACCCGCATGGTCATCCAGATAGCGCGTAATGACCCGGCTGTCGTAAATCGCGGGGCCATCATTGCGGATCAGCGCGGGGATCTTGCCCAAGGGGTTGGTGGCCACGACCTCTGGTGCGGAATTCAATGGCGTGGTGATCACTTCGACCTCTTCCACCGTGTCCATCAGGTTCGCCATGCGGATCAGAACGCGGCATTTGCGCACGAACGGCGAAGCGGGAGAGATCAACAGTTTCATGACGGGTCCTTTCACATTCAGGGAAAGCTGACCTGATCCTGTCCCGGTTGCCAAGGGGGATATTTCCCCATGATCGCCGCAAACTCGGGCGAGGCGAGAAACTGATCCAGCCAGCGGATCAAGTGCGGCCAGCCCTGCGCGTCAAACCAGCTGCGATCAATATTGGCAAACTGCCGGACAAAGGGCAGCAGGGCGGCATCAGCCAGCGTAAAGTCCTTTCCGTTCAGAAAGGCCTGCCCGTCTAACCGCGCATCCCATTCGCGCAAGATCGCAGCGGCTTTTTCACGTTCTGCCGCGGCATCCAGATCAGGATAGCGCACCGCATATTTGGTGTGATCCAGCGCCGTCTTGAACGGCCCGTCACATTGATCAATCAGCGCCTCTGCCGCGTCCCGTCCAGCCAACCATCCCCTTGGATCCTGCTGCGACAACGCCCAGATCATCACGTCGCGCGATTCGTCGATAACCTCGTTCGCCTCCAGACACGGCACCGTCCCCGACGGCGATGCCGCCAGAAACGCTTCTGGCTTGTCCCGTAACAGAATCTCGCGCAGTTCGACCCGCACGCCCGCGGCCAGCACCGCCAACCTTGCCCGCATTGCATAGGGACAGCGCCGAAACGACCACAGGATCGGCAGGCCGATGTCTTGCATCAAGCCACCAGCTTGCCGTCCGCCGCACCGGTGATCCGGGCGGATACAATCTGGCTTTCGGGTTGATCACTCGCAAAATGCACCTCTGCAAATTGCGGTGTGCGCCCCATGCGCGGGTTTTCCATCAGCACCGCATGGGTCTGACCCACCTGCGCCGCCAGATGTCGTTCCACAGCCGCTTGCCCCGCTGCCCGCAACCGCGCCGCACGCGCCTTGATTACCGCACCGTCCACCGCAGGCATCCGCGCCGCAGGCGTGCCTTGCCGCGCGGAATAGGGGAAGACGTGTAGCCATGTCAGGTTGCAATCTTCGACGAGTGCCAGCGAATTCTCAAAATGCGCCTCCGTCTCCGTCGGGAATCCGGCGATGATATCAGCACCAAAGGTCATGTCAGGTCGCAGCGCCCGCGCCTCTTGTGCAAAGCGGATCGCATCGTCGCGCGTATGCCGCCGCTTCATCCGCTTCAGGATCAGCGTATCGCCATGCTGCAAAGACAGGTGCAGATGCGGCATCAGGCGCGGCTCAGTCGCGATCGCCTGCATCAAGTTCTCATCCACCTCGATCGAATCGATCGACGAAATACGCAGACGCGACAGGTCAGGCACCAGCCGCAGGATACGCATCACCAGATCACCCAACTTGGGCGCGCTCGGTAAATCGGCACCCCAAGAGGTGAGATCAACACCGGTCAGCACCACCTCATTGTAACCGCGATCAACCAATCGCTTAATCTGATCGACGACCACACCCGCTGGCACTGACCGCGAATTACCGCGCCCAAAGGGGATAATGCAAAACGTACAGCGGTGGTCGCAGCCGTTCTGCACCTGCACATAGGCACGGCTGCGGGTGCCGAACCCGTCAATCAGATGCCCTGCCGTTTCGGTCACCGACATGATGTCATCCACCTGCACCGGCTCTGTCTTTCCGATCAGACCATTCCACGTGGCGGGCTGCATTTTTTCGGTATTGCCGATGACCACATCAACCTCTTCCATCGCGGAAAAGGTCGCGGGTTCAGTCTGGGCCGCACAGCCTGTTACAATCACCCGCGCGCCGGGGTTGGCACGGCGCAGCTTGCGGATGTCCTGCTTGGCCTTGCGCACCGCCTCTGCCGTCACAGCGCAGGTGTTTACAACCACCGCGTCCTGCAGACCCGAAGCGGTGGCAAGTTCCTTCATGGCTTCGGTTTCATAGGCGTTCAACCTGCAGCCGTGGTTGGAAAAGACCGGCGGCTTAGCCATGCCAGACCCCGTCAAACACATGCGCCGTGGGTCCGGTCATCCAGACCCCATCGTCACGCCAATCGACCCAGATCGTGCCGCCATCCAGATCAATCTGCACTTTGCGCCCGGTCAACCCGCGCCGCGCGGCGGCCACCGCCGTGGCGCAGGAGGACGAGCCAGAGGCAAGCGTGATCCCCACGCCCCGCTCCCAAACCCGCATCCGCAAATGATCCGGCCCTACAACATGGGCGAACTGCACGTTGGTGCGTGCCGGATAAAGCGGGTGATGCTCGATCTCGGCCCCCCGCGCGGCCAGATCAATCGCCTCGGCATCATCGACAAAAAAGGTGCAATGCGGATTGCCCATGCCGGTGGCCGTTGGCGCCCCCTCAATCGGCAACGCCAGCGTGTCCATTTCATGCGCCAGCGGCACCTCAGCCCAGTCCAACTGCGGCTGGCCCATGTTGACCGAGGTCAGCCCACTGCCCGCATCCACCGCCTGCAAAACACCGCGTTCTGTGGTGATTGTCAGTGCGGTACGCCCGGTACGGTTCATTTCATAGCGCGCGATACAACGGGTCGCATTGCCGCAAGCGGCAGAAGTGGACCCGTCGCTGTTGTAAAACGTCAGATGCAGGTCATCGCCGTCGGTAATCACCGCCAGCTGGTCAAAACCAACCCCACGATGCCGGTCCGCAATCGCACGCGCCAGCCCTGCATCCACAACCGGACCGCCGGCACGCTGGTCCACGACAACGAAATCGTTGCCAAGGCCGTGCATCTTCATGAACGACAAAGAGGTTGGGGCTGCATCAGTCATGAGCGGGCATATATGCGAGGCCCGCAAAGTTATCCAGTCGCATCACCATTTGAGGGGTTGACCCGGTGCCCCGGTGTTCCTAATTAGCCGCCCTAGTGGGCCGTTAGCTCAGTTGGTAGAGCAACTGACTTTTAATCAGTGGGTCGCAGGTTCGAATCCTGCACGGCTCACCACTGTTTTCAATACGTTGGCGTATCGATGCCGTGCATCGGGGACCGTTTCTGCAAGCAATTCTCTGACGCCCTTGCGCCTAGCCCAGATAGGCGCTCAGCGCGGCTGGGGGATTCGCAAAAAGCGGGCCGGTTGCAGTCGGGGCCCCCGCCACGCCCCCACTGACAAAAATGACCTCTTGCGCGATTTGCCGGGCATCACCCGGATCGTGGGTGACCATCAGCACGACGCGCCCGGCCAGTTGATCGCGCACCAGATCCAGCATTTCGGCCCGCAGACCCGGGCCAAGGGCGGCAAAGGGTTCATCCAACAGCACAATCGGACGGTCCGCCACCAAGACGCGCGCCAGTGCGGCGCGGCTTTGCTGACCACCCGATAGCGCGGCGGGCTTGCGCCCCTCCATCCCGTCCAACCCAACTGATCGCAACGCGCCCGAGATCTTTTCGGCATCGGCGTCCGATAGCCGCAGGTTCGGGCGCAGGCCCAGACCCACGTTCTGCGCGATGGTCAGATGCGGAAACAGGTTGTTGTCCTGAAACAGCATCGACACCGGGCGCGCATGGGGTTTGGCCCGCGTGATGTCCTGCCCCTCCCATGTCACCCGACCTGCGGCGCAGTCCTGAAACCCGGCGATGGCCGTCAGCAACGTCGATTTTCCGCCACCTGACGCGCCAATAATTGCGGTGATGCCGGGCGTGACCGTTAAGTCAGCGTGCAGTTGGAAAGCGCCCACAAAAATGCGCAGCCCCTCAAGCGTCAGCATTGCGTCGTCCACCCTGATCGCAGATCCAAAACACCACCAACGACAGCATCAATAACACCAACCCCGCACCGGCAGCGGCCTCCATCTGGTAACTGCCCATCAAGCGATACATCGCCAACGGCAGCGTTTCTTGCGCGTTTCCGGCGAAGAGCGTGATGACACCCAAATCCCCCATCGACAAGGCCGCAGCCAGCCCCGCCGCAAACCCCAGCGGCGCGCGGGCGCGCGGGATCACGACCAACCGCAAAAGGTCCAGCCCGCGCAGGCCCAAACTGTCGGCCAAACGCCCATAGTCGCGCCGCGCGTCTGCCACCGCAGGGCCAATGGCGCGCACCGCAAAGGGCAGCGCGAGTGCCGCATTTACGACTACCGTGACCGGCAGCGCCACGCTACGCGGCGACACGAAAGGATAGACCATCAGGAACAACCCCGTCCCCATCACCAGCCCAGAGGCCGCCAGCGGCAAGACCCCGATGACCGACGCGGCCAGTCCACCGCGCATTGCCAGTGCCAGCGCCAAGGCCACGCACAATGCGGCAGAGGCCACGGCGACGCTGATCGACCGGCCCGCCGCCGCCCAAACCGCTCCGGGCATCTCGAACAAGCCCGGCACACCGCGCAGCACAACCATCAACAACGGCAACATCAAAAAGGCCGCCACCAGGGTCAGCGCAGCCACATCCAGCGAAAGGCTACCCGCGTCCCAGCGTTGCACCACCCGGTCCAGCCCACGCCCCATGCCCTGCAACGGCGTCACCCGCCACGCCACAAAGGCCGCACTCAGCCCCAGCGCGAACTGGATACAGGCCAGCATCGCCGCTCGCCCAAGATCAAAATCAAACTGGATGGCTTGGTAGATCGCCAATTCTACCGTTGTGGCGCGCGGCCCGCCGCCCAAGGTCAACGCCACAGCAAAACTCGTCAGGCAAATCAAAAAGACGACAAGCGCCGCACCGGGCAGCACACGGGCCAGCATCGGCACCTCTAACAGGCGAAAGACCGACCCGTTCAGCGACGCCGCAAGGCGAAACCGCTCTGACGGGATCGCCTGCCAGCCCTGCAGGATCAGACGCACCGCCAGCGGCAGGTTGAAAAAGACATGCGCCAGCACCACGCCCCAAAAACCGTAGATGCTGATCTGTGGCAGGCCTGCTGCTGCCAGAAGGCCGTTCAACGCTCCGCCCCGGCCAAAGACCGCAAGCAGACCCAGAACAGCCACAATCACGGGCAGCAAAAAAGGTGCCCCCAGCAGGGTGATCAACGCGCGCCGCCCGCGAAACTGACGACGCGCCAGCGCGCGGGCGGCAGGCACCGCCAGCACCACACTCAGGGCTGCTGACATCAGCGCCTGCGCGACGGTAAACCGCACCGCCGCCCAATCCGCAGACGACAATCCGCGCCCCAGTTCTGCCCGCGTGGCGACAGCGACCAACGTGCCAAGGGTCAACCCCAGCACCAGCGCCATCGCCAACCATGCGGGCAGACGCCGGATCACTGCGACAGCGCCGCGCGCCACTCTTCCAGTGCCGCATCGCGGGCCGCTGCAGCATCTTCGGCCGACAACAGCAGCGCCGTCTCAGGCGTCACCAGCGTCTCGAAGCCATCCGGCAACCCACCCTCGGGCAGCTTGGCGGGGTACATCCAGTTGGTCGTCGGAATGATCGACTGGAACCCGTCCGAGACCATGAAGGCCAGGAATTGGTCGGCCAACTCGGATTGGTCAGTGCCGGCCAGCTTACCTGCGACTTCGACTTGCATGTAGTGGCCTTCGTCAAACGCCCATGCGACCTTGCTGTCGTCTTCCTCTGCGATCAGGTGGTAAGCAGGCGATGTGGTATAGGACAGCACAGCGTCCGCCTCACCTTCCAGAAACAGGCCGTAAGCCTCGGACCAGCCCGGTGTCACGGTGACCACGTTGTCGGCCAGTGCCGCCCAGACATCCGCCGCCTCATCGCCATAGGCCGCCTTGACCCACATCAACAGGCCCAGACCGGGGGTCGATGACCGGGGGTCCTGGATCAGGATCTTGGTGTCGCTTTCGGCCAGGGCCTTCAGCGATGTGGCCGCATCTTCGCCCGCGTTCCCGACAAAAGCAAAGTAGCCCCAGTCAAACGGCAGAAACTCTGGATCGTCCCATGCGATGGGCAGATCAAGGTCTGCATCCACACCATGCGGTGCAAATAGCCCCGTGGCGCGTGCCGCCGCGGTCAGGTTGGTGTCCAGCCCCAGTACCACATCAGCGTCGGTGCCCTTGCCCTCGAGCTGCAAGCGCGCCAACAACGCAGCCCCGTCGCCTGACCCGGTGAACACCAGATCGCAACCGCAGACCTCTTCAAAAGCGGCCTCTACCGCGGGGCCGGGGCCCCAATCGCTGACAAAGCTGTCGTAGGTCAGCACGTTCAGCACCGGCGTCTCTGCCGATGCGCTTGTTGCAAACACTGCTGCTGCAACGCCGATGGAATAGGTGATCTTCATGTCGTCCTCCAAAAGCGGGCAGGCGAATGGGGGACTGCGGAATTGCAAGACCTTCCCTCCGCCGGTCCTAACCGGTTCAGGTTCAACGGGTCAGCTTTCGCAATCTCAGGCCAATTGGCCCCCCCGAGGTAGGGCGGAACCTAGGACCGTCTTAACCAAAGGGCAAGGGCATCATTCCGCCGCGACCATGCGCCGCGCACGGCGCGTCGCCCACCATGCGGACAGGTTTGCACCCAGCATCAACATGGCCGGTGTCACCACCAGTGTCAGGACAGTGGCAATGACAAGTCCGCCAGCGATCGCACTGGACAATTCCGTCCACCATTGTGTCGACGGGGCGCCAAAAATCACCGTGCGTTCGATGAAGTTCAGATTCACACCAATGACCATCGGCATAAGCCCCAGCGCCGTGGTGACAGAAGTCAGCACCACCGGCCGCAAACGTTGCGCGCCCGTGCGCAGGGCCGCTTCTTTTGCGGACATGCCGGTCTTGCGCATGTCGTTGTAGGTGTCGATCAGAATGATGTTGTTGTTCACCACAATCCCCGCCAGCGCGATAATCCCGATCCCCACCATCACGATGCCAAACGGCCGCCCGGTCACGATCAGCCCCAGCAGCACACCCGCAATCGAAAAGACAATCGCGCTCATCACCACAAAGGCCTGATAGAAGCTGTTGAACTGCAACACGAGGATCACGAACATCAAGAAGATCGCCGACATGAACGCGCCGATCAGAAAGGCCATCGTTTCGGCCTGATCCTCGGCTTCCCCGGCAAAGCTGTATTCGGCACCTTCCGGCAATCCCGCCTGATCCAGCGCAGCAGTTAGCGCCAGCACCTGATCGTTGACAAGCACATCTGGGGCCACGTTGGATTCGATGGTGACCACGCGCTTTTGATCCAGCCGGATGATCGTTCCGACCCGCTCTGACGGCTCAAACGTCACAAAGTTGGAAATTGGCACCAGCCCCGATGACGTGGGCACCCGCAGGTTCCCAAGCTCGGCCAGCGACCGCTCTTCACGCGGGAACCGCACCCGAATGTCCAATGATCCATCGGTGTCATCGGGCCGGTAATCGGCCACCGTGATCCCTTGGGTCAGCAGTTGTACCGCCTGCCCCAACAGGCTGACATCCGCGCCAAAGCGCGCCGCCTCAGCCCGGTTCACGTTGATCGACACCTCTACCCCCGGCAGCGGGCGGGTGTCGGTGACATCGGTGAAGCCCCCGATCTCATCCATCAGGCGGCGCACGGTTTCGACGGCTTCCGCCTGCGCCTCTGCCGAATTGGCGCGGACCTCAAGGCTGATGGGCTTGCCGTCTGACGGCCCGCCACTGTCGGTTTGCACCTGCACATCAATACCCGCGATATCCGCCACGCTGGCGCGGATATCCACGCCAATCTCTGCCGCGGTGCGCCGTGTGTCCCAATCAGTCAGCTCAAGTTGCAGGATGCCAATGGTCTCTTCGTCGCCCTGTCCTGCACTCATCATCGAATTGGCATAGACGCTTGCCACTTCTTCATAGCCCAGCAGCCGGTCCTCGACCGCGCGCACCAATGCGTCCCGCTCGAAGATCGAGAAATTGTCCCGTGCCCGCACCTGAACCTGCATGAACTCCGGCTCAACTTCGGGGAAGAACGTCACCCCTCGCCCGAATTCCGCATAAAGCGCAAAGGACCAAAGCAAGGCAGCAAAGGCCAGCAGGAAGGTCGCCGTTGGCCGCAGAATGGCCCATTGCAGAAGCTTGATGTATCCGCCCGTAAAGCCGCCGATCTCGCGCGGATCACCCGCCTCTGCGGCGTGCAGTGCGGCCTTGGCCCGCGCCGTCTGCGGCTGGCGTTTGCCAATCAACCCACCGACAACCGGGATAAAGACCAGCGCCATGAACAGCGACGCAAAGAGCGTCAGGATCACAGTGATCGGCAGGAACTTCATGAATTCGCCCACCATGCCGGTCCAGAACAGCAGCGGAAAGAAGACGCTCAACGTGGTCATCGTGGACGCGATGATCGGCCAGGCCATCCGCTTGGCGGCAAAGGCATAAGCCTCTTTGGCGCTGGCCCCTTCCTGCAGCCGCCTGTCAGCCAGTTCGGTGGTGACAATCGCCCCATCCACCAGCATCCCGACCACAAGGATCAGTGAAAACAGCACCACGATATTCATCGTGTAACCCATGATCCACAGCGCCGTGACACCTGCCAGAAACGCGCCCGGGATCGCCAGCCCCACCAACACGGCAGAGCGTGGCCCAAGCGCAAAAACCACCACGATCATCACCAAAATGACGGCGGCAATCACGTTGGCCTCGAGGTCCGCCAGCATCGTCTCGACCTGCTCGGACTGGTCCTGCAAATAGGTCACTTTGACCGTATCAGGCCATTCGACGCGGATCTCTTCAACCAGCGCCTGCACCTCTTGGACCGTCTGAATGATATTCGCGCCCGACCGCTTCTTGACCTCAAGCGCCAGCGCAGGCTGGCCGTTGATCCGGGCAAAACTGGTCGGGTCCTCAAACGTGCGGCGGATCGTGGCGACATCGGCAAAGGTCACAACCGCATTGCCGCGCACCTTGATCGGCATCGCCATCACGTCGTCCAGATCTTCGATCAAACCCGGCACTTTCAGCACGATGCGCCCAGCGCCGGTTTCAATCGCACCCGCAGCGATCAGGCGGTTATTGCGCTGAATCTGGCTGATCAGCTCGTCAAAGGACAGATTGTAGGTCTGGAACACCGTGGGGTCGATCAGGACCTCCATGAACTCGGTCCGTTGCCCGGCAATATCGACCTCCAGCACGCCGCTTAGACCTTCCAGCTGGTCCTTCACGTCATCCGCCAGATTGTTCAGCGTCCGCTCTGGCACGGGGCCCGACAGGATCGCAGTAATGATCGGGAAAAGGGCGGTGTTAATCTCGGTGATGGTGATATCCTGCGCCCCTTCGGGCAGCTCACCATTGGCGCGGTCCGCGGCCTCGCGCACCTTGTCCAGTCCCTCTTGCGCGTCAAAACCAGGGCTGAATTCCAGCTGCAAACTGGCGAACCCTTCAGAGGCATGAGCCTCCATCGATTCCAAACCGGTGATTGACCCGAACTCTGTTTCCATCGGTTCGATGAGCAACCGCTCGGCGTCGCCGGGGCTGATCCCGTCCAAACTGGTCGAGGCATAAAACAGCGGGATCGGAATTTCCGGGTTCGCCTCTTTGGGGATCGCGGAATAGGCATAGGCGCCGACGGTCAGCACCATGACAAGGGCCAGCGCAA from Yoonia sp. R2331 includes the following:
- a CDS encoding efflux RND transporter permease subunit, which translates into the protein MNGLIDAAFSRTRVVALALVMVLTVGAYAYSAIPKEANPEIPIPLFYASTSLDGISPGDAERLLIEPMETEFGSITGLESMEAHASEGFASLQLEFSPGFDAQEGLDKVREAADRANGELPEGAQDITITEINTALFPIITAILSGPVPERTLNNLADDVKDQLEGLSGVLEVDIAGQRTEFMEVLIDPTVFQTYNLSFDELISQIQRNNRLIAAGAIETGAGRIVLKVPGLIEDLDDVMAMPIKVRGNAVVTFADVATIRRTFEDPTSFARINGQPALALEVKKRSGANIIQTVQEVQALVEEIRVEWPDTVKVTYLQDQSEQVETMLADLEANVIAAVILVMIVVVFALGPRSAVLVGLAIPGAFLAGVTALWIMGYTMNIVVLFSLILVVGMLVDGAIVTTELADRRLQEGASAKEAYAFAAKRMAWPIIASTMTTLSVFFPLLFWTGMVGEFMKFLPITVILTLFASLFMALVFIPVVGGLIGKRQPQTARAKAALHAAEAGDPREIGGFTGGYIKLLQWAILRPTATFLLAFAALLWSFALYAEFGRGVTFFPEVEPEFMQVQVRARDNFSIFERDALVRAVEDRLLGYEEVASVYANSMMSAGQGDEETIGILQLELTDWDTRRTAAEIGVDIRASVADIAGIDVQVQTDSGGPSDGKPISLEVRANSAEAQAEAVETVRRLMDEIGGFTDVTDTRPLPGVEVSINVNRAEAARFGADVSLLGQAVQLLTQGITVADYRPDDTDGSLDIRVRFPREERSLAELGNLRVPTSSGLVPISNFVTFEPSERVGTIIRLDQKRVVTIESNVAPDVLVNDQVLALTAALDQAGLPEGAEYSFAGEAEDQAETMAFLIGAFMSAIFLMFVILVLQFNSFYQAFVVMSAIVFSIAGVLLGLIVTGRPFGIVMVGIGIIALAGIVVNNNIILIDTYNDMRKTGMSAKEAALRTGAQRLRPVVLTSVTTALGLMPMVIGVNLNFIERTVIFGAPSTQWWTELSSAIAGGLVIATVLTLVVTPAMLMLGANLSAWWATRRARRMVAAE
- the thiB gene encoding thiamine ABC transporter substrate binding subunit, translated to MKITYSIGVAAAVFATSASAETPVLNVLTYDSFVSDWGPGPAVEAAFEEVCGCDLVFTGSGDGAALLARLQLEGKGTDADVVLGLDTNLTAAARATGLFAPHGVDADLDLPIAWDDPEFLPFDWGYFAFVGNAGEDAATSLKALAESDTKILIQDPRSSTPGLGLLMWVKAAYGDEAADVWAALADNVVTVTPGWSEAYGLFLEGEADAVLSYTTSPAYHLIAEEDDSKVAWAFDEGHYMQVEVAGKLAGTDQSELADQFLAFMVSDGFQSIIPTTNWMYPAKLPEGGLPDGFETLVTPETALLLSAEDAAAARDAALEEWRAALSQ
- a CDS encoding thiamine/thiamine pyrophosphate ABC transporter permease ThiP yields the protein MALVLGLTLGTLVAVATRAELGRGLSSADWAAVRFTVAQALMSAALSVVLAVPAARALARRQFRGRRALITLLGAPFLLPVIVAVLGLLAVFGRGGALNGLLAAAGLPQISIYGFWGVVLAHVFFNLPLAVRLILQGWQAIPSERFRLAASLNGSVFRLLEVPMLARVLPGAALVVFLICLTSFAVALTLGGGPRATTVELAIYQAIQFDFDLGRAAMLACIQFALGLSAAFVAWRVTPLQGMGRGLDRVVQRWDAGSLSLDVAALTLVAAFLMLPLLMVVLRGVPGLFEMPGAVWAAAGRSISVAVASAALCVALALALAMRGGLAASVIGVLPLAASGLVMGTGLFLMVYPFVSPRSVALPVTVVVNAALALPFAVRAIGPAVADARRDYGRLADSLGLRGLDLLRLVVIPRARAPLGFAAGLAAALSMGDLGVITLFAGNAQETLPLAMYRLMGSYQMEAAAGAGLVLLMLSLVVFWICDQGGRRNADA